A region from the Melanotaenia boesemani isolate fMelBoe1 chromosome 11, fMelBoe1.pri, whole genome shotgun sequence genome encodes:
- the LOC121648985 gene encoding ras-related protein Rab-14-like, translating into MTAAPYNYSYIFKYIIIGDMGVGKSCLLHQFTEKKFMADCPHTIGVEFGTRIMEVHGQKVKLQIWDTAGQERFRAVTRSYYRGAAGALMVYDITRRSTYNHLSSWLTDARNLTNPNTVIILIGNKADLEAQRDVTYEEAKQFAEENGLLFLEASAKTGENVEEAFLEAAKRIYQNIQDGSLDLNAAESGVQHKPSAPQGGRLNTDSQPAKEGCSC; encoded by the exons atgacagcCGCTCCGTACAACTACTCCTATATCTTCAAATACATCATCATCG gtGATATGGGAGTCGGGAAGTCGTGTCTGCTGCATCAGTTCACAGAGAAGAAAT tcatGGCGGACTGTCCTCACACCATCGGGGTGGAGTTTGGGACAAGGATCATGGAAGTCCACGGCCAGAAGGTGAAGCTGCAGATCTGGGACACGGCGGGTCAGGAGCGGTTCAGGGCCGTCACCAGGTCCTACTACAGAGGGGCCGCCGGGGCCCTCATGGTCTACGACATCACCAG GAGAAGTACCTACAATCACCTGAGTAGCTGGTTGACAGATGCCAGGAACCTGACCAACCCAAACACA GTGATCATTCTGATTGGAAACAAGGCAGATCTGGAGGCTCAGAGAGACGTCACGTATGAGGAGGCCAAGCAGTTTGCAGAGGAGAACG GTTTGCTGTTCCTCGAAGCCAGCGCCAAGAC AGGGGAAAATGTGGAGGAAGCTTTCCTGGAAGCAGCAAAGAGAATCTACCAGAACATCCAGGATGGCAGTCTGGACCTGAATGCCGCAGAGTCGGGAGTCCAGCACAAACCGTCGGCACCGCAGGGGGGGCGCCTCAACACCGACAGCCAGCCGGCTAAAGAAGGCTGCAGCTGTTAA